Proteins encoded within one genomic window of Oryza brachyantha chromosome 7, ObraRS2, whole genome shotgun sequence:
- the LOC102701746 gene encoding uncharacterized protein LOC102701746: MQAAAAARARRLLTSPVASGIPGIFSATRFAESGALPHLDGLPPAPSPAPPRQARSFSSAASSSLLTRSLLSPCISSQWQNEKSLFYHMAATHFSTEASDIDQPTEAVEELYQKMLKSVEAETMPPNAWLWSLISSCSNNEDIKLLFQILQKLRVFRLSNLRIDANFNDHLCMKVAEACARVGALDYGLKVLWKHNIYGITPTIGSAHYLLKHAKEKNDTKLMGSIMLVLQRNSMQLQPGTADIVFSICYNADRWDLLSKYARRFVKSGVKLHGTAFDIWMDFAAKVGDSQSIWNINGLRGKSVKRYSRATGFACVKGFLLERKPESAAAMIKLLHKHTPDEKKQLVKDELQKLVADWPTEVIKRQKKDDRKALEEALITDIPRMISSMGKSGLDISVSLDKLNPQFEAA, encoded by the exons atgcaggccgccgccgccgcgcgcgcgcgccgcctcctcacGTCGCCGGTGGCGTCCGGGATCCCCGGCATATTCTCCGCAACTAGGTTTGCCGAGAGCGGCGCTCTTCCCCATCTCGATGGTCTCCCGCCAGCCCCGTCTCCGGCCCCTCCGCGCCAGGCTAGGAgcttctcctccgccgcctcctcgtctcTCCTAACCC GTAGCTTGCTATCGCCATGTATATCTTCTCAATGGCAGAATGAGAAATCATTGTTCTATCATATGGCAGCAACTCACTTCTCAACAGAAGCAAGTGACATTGATCAACCTACAG AGGCTGTAGAGGAGCTGTATCAAAAAATGTTGAAATCTGTTGAAGCCGAGACCATGCCTCCGAATGCCTGGTTGTGGTCATTGATAAGTAGCTGTTCCAATAATGAGGACATCAAACTACTTTTTCAGATTTTGCAGAAGCTAAGAGTATTT AGACTATCAAATCTTCGCATTGATGCAAACTTCAATGATCATCTTTGCATGAAAGTCGCGGAGGCTTGTGCTCGTGTTGGTGCCCTTGACTATG GACTGAAGGTTTTGTGGAAGCACAATATTTATGGAATTACGCCTACCATTGGTTCTGCTCATTATCTACTG AAACATGCTAAAGAGAAAAATGATACTAAACTAATGGGAAGTATAATGCTAGTCCTTCAGAGAAATTCGATGCAATTGCAACCAGGCACTGCTGATATAGTCTTCAG CATCTGCTATAACGCTGATAGATGGGATCTACTCTCAAAGTATGCAAGAAGATTTGTGAAGTCTGGAGTCAAGCTGCATGGTACTGCATTTGACATTTGGATGGACTTTGCTGCCAAAGTTG GAGACTCCCAATCTATATGGAACATCAACGGCCTGAGAGGCAAGTCAGTCAAACGCTATAGTCGTGCAACAGGTTTTGCATGTGTAAAG GGTTTTCTGCTTGAACGCAAGCCAGAAAGTGCTGCTGCCATGATTAAACTACTTCACAAG CATACACCTGATGAGAAGAAACAATTGGTGAAGGATGAGCTCCAGAAGCTGGTTGCTGATTGGCCAACAGAAGTGATCAAAAGGCAGAAGAAAGATGACAGGAAG GCGTTGGAGGAAGCTTTGATTACAGATATCCCTAGAATGATCAGTTCCATGGGGAAGTCGGGCCTTGATATTTCTGTGAGTTTGGACAAGCTTAACCCTCAATTTGAAGCAGCTTGA
- the LOC102701091 gene encoding GDSL esterase/lipase At2g23540-like — protein MLLLLLPAAWPRGSMGRDAAAMALAVVVVCAAAMAAASAEEVYEFGSGASFIFGDSLVDAGNNNYIPSLSKANMTPNGIDFAASGGMPTGRFTNGRTIADIIGEMLGQTDYSPPFLAPNTTGGALLNGVNYASGGAGILNGTGRIFVNRIGMDLQVDYFNITRKQLDDLLGKAKAKEFLKKKAIFSVTVGSNDFLNNYLMPVLSAGTRVAESPDGFINDLIIHLREQLTRLYTLDARKFVVANVGPLGCIPYQKTINRVGEGECVKLPNQLAAQYNGRLRELLAELNGELPGARFCLANVYDLVMDVIANYESYGFETASMACCGNGGTYDGMVPCGPASSMCGDRRSHVFWDPYHPSEAANLLLAKYIVDGDTKYISPINLRKLFSL, from the exons atgctgttgttgttgctgcccGCGGCTTGGCCGAGGGGAAGCATGGGGCGGGATGCGGCGGCAATGGCcttggcggtggtggtggtctgcgcggcggcgatggcggcggcgagtgcgGAGGAGGTGTACGAGTTCGGCAGCGGCGCGTCGTTCATCTTCGGGGACTCGCTCGTCGACGCCGGGAACAACAACTACATCCCCTCGCTGTCCAAGGCCAACATGACTCCCAACGGCATCGActtcgccgcctccggcggGATGCCCACCGGCCGCTTCACCAACGGCCGGACCATCGCCGACATCATCG GAGAAATGTTGGGCCAGACAGACTACTCGCCGCCGTTTCTTGCTCCAAACACGACCGGCGGCGCACTGCTCAACGGCGTGAACTACGCGTCAGGAGGCGCCGGGATTCTCAACGGAACAGGAAGAATTTTT GTGAACAGGATCGGGATGGATCTGCAGGTGGACTACTTCAACATCACGAGGAAGCAGCTGGACGATCTGCTGGGCAAGGCGAAAGCCAAGGAGTTCTTGAAGAAGAAGGCCATCTTCTCCGTCACCGTCGGTTCCAACGACTTCCTCAACAACTACCTCATGCCCGTCCTCTCCGCCGGCACCAGGGTCGCCGAGTCGCCCGACGGCTTCATCAACGACCTCATCATCCACCTCCGGGAGCAGCTCACG AGGCTGTACACGCTGGACGCGAGGAAGTTCGTGGTGGCGAACGTGGGGCCGCTGGGGTGCATCCCGTACCAGAAGACGATCAACCgcgtgggggagggggagtgCGTGAAGCTGCCGAACCAGCTGGCGGCGCAGTACAACGGGCGGCTCCGGGAGCTCCTGGCGGAGCTCAACGGCGAGCTCCCGGGGGCCAGGTTCTGCCTGGCCAACGTGTACGACCTGGTGATGGACGTGATCGCCAACTACGAGTCCTACGGCTTCGAGACGGCGAGCATGGCGTGCTGCGGCAACGGCGGGACGTACGACGGCATGGTGCCGTGCGGGCCGGCGTCGAGCATGTGCGGCGACCGGAGGAGCCACGTGTTCTGGGACCCCTACCACCCCAGCGAGGCGGCCAACCTGCTGCTGGCCAAGTACAtcgtcgacggcgacaccAAGTACATCTCCCCCATCAACCTCCGGAAGCTCTTCTCCCTCTAG